The DNA region ATACGAATCTGGGTGACAGCAACTGGGAGATGAAACTCCGCATGCAGGCGTATCTCGACTCGCTGGAAGCTGAACTCGAAGGATTAAGATGCGAGGTTGAGGCTGAGATGATTTCAATCCCTGCTCCGATGCTCACTGAATTTCAGATTGCTCACGAAGCCTTTTTAATACATGCTGAAGCCTGGTCCCAGATCCAGGAGGATATACAATGGGTCAGTCTCCAGACCGGTGAGTTGTATATGGGATCAGGTTACGGATATACGTATACCTGGGTTATGTGTGATCTTGTATGGGAAAGGATACTTGACTACAATGGTTTTCTTGAGGAAGTACGAGATCCTGACTGCGATGGTTTCGCAACGTTTCCAGGGGAGGGAAATCACGAGATCGGGGGGTACTGATTTTCGGAGGTGAATCATGAATAAACTCGAGGGTCTCAAGTGGACACCTATGTGGACTACGCATATTGGGTGTATACACGGCTGTTCGGAGTATCTTGGAATTGATGTATCTCCAGCCTGGATATTCGGAGCAACAGGACACGCTTTCATCATAAATATTCACGATATTCTTTGTCCCAGCGGTCCTACAGCCTGGAAGACAGAAATGCTCTTTGATCTGTCTCCGAACTTCGGACTGAAGCAGGAGTGTGTATTCGGCTGGAGGGGAGAAGAAGATATTGAGAAACTGCGGAAGAAAGCATGGAATTTTATAAGGAAAGCAATCGATAAGGGAAAACCTTGTTTCGGATGGGAACTGGAAGTACCGGAGTTTTATGTGATTCAGGGCTATGATGAAATGGGCTATCTGTATTCAGGTCCTCTCTGTGATGAGGGAAAGGGAACAAAATCCTGGAATGAGCTTGGTAATTCAGATATCGGACTCATCGAAGTATACAGCTGTGAGAAGTGTAATCCTGCTGATACTCGAAAAACCCTCAGGGATGCATTAAAGGCTGCGATAAAGCACGCGGATAATACAGAGAACTGGATAATGGATAAATACCATTCAGGTCCCGATGGATTTGATGCATGGATCAGGGCCATTGAGCAGGAGAAAGAGCTTCCCTGGGGTGTTGCATACAATACTGAAGTATGGTCTGAGTGCAGAAAGTTTGCTGTTCATTTCCTGGAAGAGGTGATCAGAGATTTTAACTGGGATATCAGGAGACCTCTTCATGAAGTAACCAGACTGTATAATTCAGTGCATCAGAATCTCGATAGAATCCTTGCGGTTTATCCCTTCAAAGGTCCTGGAATTGATCCGGAGGTCAGCAGCCAGGGAAGGAAAATGGTAATCGAGGCTTTGCAGAAATCAAAAGAAGCGGAAGTAGAAGTACTTCAACTGTTCAGAAATCTGCTGACAGTGATTTAAGAATTATTGAAATTAATCAGGTATTTTAATGATTGTCCTGATATTGACAATAATCGAATATTTAAACAGAATATTTTGTATATAGGGAGGTTCACTATGAGCAATTCCGATTCCTATGAAGACAATTATTTTGATGAAGCGGAAAACGCATTAAGTAAGAATAGAGAGCAATCTTCTAATAAGGAAGAAGAGAAAAAGAAGATACGTCCCGCCTATCTTCTTGGAGGAATTACTTTAATTCTTGTTATAGTACTTGCTGTGCAGTTCCTGTTTTCCGGAGAGGCAGAGATAACTGAACCGATCATCCCTCCTGTAGTTATCCAGCAGTTCAATGGCCAACTCAGCGCTTTTTCTCAAATGGTAGACGGATATAAAATGATAAATGGAATACTTCCGGAAACAGAACAGGAGTTTCTCGGATATGATGATCCTGTCATAACCTATACTCGAACAGGAGATGATTCATATACTCTTGAGTACACTTTCGGTGATTCATCTCTTGTGCTGGAATCGACCATTGATACTGAAATAGGCATCAGTCCTCCTCAGCTTCCAGGCAATCCACCTGTTAGTCCTCCGGAGGGTATACCTACCCCACCTCAATAGCTTCGTAAGATCCATCCAGATAATAATATAGTACTATTCCTCTTGACAACTACTTACCGGTAAGTAGATTACCTACCAGTAAAGTAAACATTTGATCATGGAGGAAAAGTATGGGTGACAGCAACAAGGATAAGCTTCTTCAGGCTGGTATTGAACTGCTTTCAGAGAAAACATTTTCTGAGATTACAATGGATCTTGTGGCGGAGGCGTCGAATATGTCCAAGCCTATGATCTACTATTACTTCAAAAACAAGGAAGGATATTACAGATCTCTGGCCAAATATCTACTGCGGATGGCCAGGAAGATGATGAAGGATATGTTCAGTCCTGATATCAGTCTGAGAGAATCACTGACCCGATATGTGAAGTTCAGAATCGATTTCGCCGAGACGAATCCCGGACTGGCAAAGGCCTACATGTCAATGATTCATGACCCCAATATCGGTCTTATGATCGAGGATTTGAAGAGTGAGTTTGACCTGATGAGAACGGAACTGTTCGACCCGGTCTTCGACAGAGCAGTCGAAACCGGTGCGATCAATCCGGATACTGACAGGATGCTTGTAATGACGATGATAAATTCATCACTGATCGCATTCACGTTGAAGATTCTGAATCGTTTCCCATCGATTGAATTCCCCGATCCCAAAGGGATGATAGACATAATATTCGATGGAATATCCAGAAATAGAGAGGATAGATAGTCTTATGAAACTTACAGCAATATCAATCCTGTTATTGATCAGTATTCCTGCCGGTGCGATAACTCTGCAGGAGGCAATTGATATAGCCCTTGAAAACAGGGGCGATGTCGAATCCGCTCAAATGACATATGAAAGCGCGGTATGGGAAAGCAGAAACGCGGATTTCTGGTTCCTGCCCAGTATAAACGGGCAATTTGCTATCCAGAAGAATTACGACATCCAGGAGATGAACATTCCCGGAATGGGTAGTATTCCAATGGGAACGGAGTACAGTTCTATTGCAGGAATCTCGATCAGCATGCCTCTCATAGTACCACAGGGTATGGCGGGGGCAAGACTTGCGTCCCGCTCAGAGGATCTATCCATGCATCGGTCCAGAGCAACCCGCATGGACGCGATTGTGCAGGTTATGAGCGCTTTTTACGGTGTACTCCTCGCTCAGGAAATGTCTGATGTGTCTGAGGAGGCTCTTTCAATATCTGAGGAGGGTTATGAGCTTGCATCTCTCAGATATGAAGCGGGTACTATCTCAAGATTTGAGCTGCTTCAGAGTCGAGTCGCCTGGGAAAACAGACTGCCGGATATGATTTCTGCTGAAAGTGCTCTTGAAAACGCGAGAGCAGGATTCGCGGTAGCTCTCGGTCAGGATAACGAGAAAGTAGCGTATATTGAGGGACAACTTGATGATGAACCGGATATTCTGCTTCCTGAGACACTGAATGAAGCACGAGAGCTTATGATGACGCAGAATCCGGATCTGCAGGTTGCCGAGCAGATGAGGCTGCTGGGTGATGCCGGAGTTGATATGGCGAGAGCCGCGTTTTTTCCGAAACTGGTTTTCCAGACCGATCTGAACTACCAGGCGGCGAGAGATGATATCAGATTTGTGGCAGATGATTACGAAAGGAACCTGACAGCGTCTATTGCATTACAGATACCCCTGTTCAACGGGTTATCGGATATCTCAGATTACAATTCAGCTCGAGCCTCCCGGCTTTCGAATGAGGCATCTGCACGGAGCCTTGAACAGGTTGCCGAGCTTTCGCTTGTCCGGGCCTGGAACAATCTTGAAGCGGCACAAGAACGTGCTGCAGCAACTGCATCAACTGTAGAACAAGCTTTTGAGGGTTCTGAAATCGCTGGAGTTTCGTTTGAAGCAGGAATGATTACGCGCCTTGAAATGGATCAGGCCTTCCTTGCTCTAACTTCATCCAGAACAAATCACGCATCTTCTCTCTATGAATTGAGGATGTCAGAAGCTGAGTTAATGAGAGTAACAGGAATGATGGAAGGATATATCAGATGAAGAAGTTATTGTATACCGGAGCTGCAGCAGTGATCCTTGCAGGTGTATTCCTGTTAGCCAGATCCGAACCGGCAGAGATAGTAGAGGAGGAACGTCCGTCATCAGTTTCCATACAGGTTGTTCAATTGACGGATATCTCCAGTACCGCATATGCCAACACCCGTGTGGAAGGGCTTGATGAGGCGCTGATCTATGCGCTTTCGCCCGGTAAAGTGGAAGAAGTTCTGGTTTCTGAAGGTGACAGTGTCATTGCGGGTCAGAGACTTGTCAGATTGAATACTGATCAGCAGGCAAGCGCGGGAACAGCAAGCGCATTTGCCGGAATAAGTTCGGCCAGCGCAAACGTTGATAATGCGGAAAACAACTATGAGAGACTTCAGTCTCTATTTGAAGCTGGTGCTGTAAGCCTTCAGCAGCTTGAAGGGGCGGAAGCAGCACTTGAATCGGCCCGAGCTCAACTGAGCCAGGCCAGAGCAGGATATACTCAGGCAAGAACCACAAGAGACAATTCCTGGATCACCGCTCCATTCGATGGTCAGGTCGGGAGAATATGGGCAAGACCGGGCAATTCCGCTGTAAGCACTCCTCTGCTCTCCATTTCGAATAATTCCGCCATTGTAGCCAGGATACTTCTGCCGGAAGAAGACCTTCTTGAGCTTGAACCCGGGCTGCCCGCCTATATCACTGTAAACGCTCTGGACAATGAATCCTTCCCCGGGGTCGTAGTATCCGCTTCATCGACTGTGGATCAGGTCAGCGGGCTTGTTCCTGTGGAAGTTCGCTTCGATGATACAGGGGGCAGACTCCGTCCTGGAATGGCAGGAAGGGTGGCTGTTCTGACCGAAACAGTGGCGAACACTATATCGGTTCCCGAAAGCGTTCTCAGAAGAACTCATTCTGGTTACCAGGTTATTGTAATCGAGAATGGCCTTGCTGTGATCAGAGATGTAAGCACCGGCATCTACAGTGATGGAATGGTTCAGATTACGGATGGGTTGAATGCCGGTGATTCTCTCATTATTCAGGGTCAGACCATGCTTCAAAACGGTTCGAAAGTGGAAGTGGTGAATCGATGAGCCTTTCAGCACTGTCTGTCAGGAGGCGTGTCGCATTCCTGATGCTCTTCATCGCTCTTCTTGGAACCGGGATATTCGGATTAACACAGCTCGGTGTTGATATGTACCCGGATATGGAATTTCCAATGATCATGGTTATGACCAGTATGGATGGCGCAGGACCGGAAGAGATGGAGAACCTGGTAACGGACCTGGTGGAACAGGCTCTTGCAAGAGTCACTAATGTCAAAGAAGTTTCCTCACGATCCCTTACAGGACTCAGCATCGTTACTGCTGAATTTACGTGGGGACACAGTCTGGAGCAGGCCGAGACGGATGTTCGGAGACAGCTTGACTGGTTCGAGGGATATCTTCCCGAGGATGCGTCCGATCCCCTTGTATTCCCGCTCGATCCAAGTATGCAGCCGATAATGTATCTGGGCTTTAGCAGCGAGAATCTCAACGATTTTGATCTCAGGACAATCGTTGAAGAAGAAATAGAACCGCTTTTCAGCAGACTGGAGGGTGTCGGTTCCGCTGTTACCCAGGGAGGGCGTGTACGTCAGATCAGAATAGAAGTTGATCCCGCATCACTTCAGGAAACGGGTCTGAGTATATCACAGGTCGTCGGAGCGTTGGGTATGGTCAGGAACAATACTCCTGCGGGTTATGTCGATGCCGGCGGAATGAATATGAACATCAGGGTTGAGTCTGCCTTTCACGATATGGAGGAGATCGAGCAGCTCGTCGTTGGCTGGAACGCAGGTTCACCGGTTCTGTTGAGAGATGTAGCAGATGTGATCGACGGCGAGGCCGAACTGAAACAGTACGTGCGGTTCAATGGCCGTCCTTCAGTGTCCTGCTTTATCAATAAGAGATCCGACGCGAATACTGTGAATGTGTGCAGAACACTCAGGAATGAACTTGAGGAAATAAGTGGAAATTATGGTGATCTTCTTACACCCGCAGTACTCTGGGATCAATCAGAATTTATCGAGCAGTCCATAAACAATCTGGGAACCACCGCTCTGGAGGCATGTATTCTTGCTTTCCTCGTTCTGCTCTTCTTCCTCCGATCCTGGAAGAGCGCTTCTATTGCCGGGATATCCATACCTCTATCGGTTTTCGTCACTTTCGCGATGATGCATTTCACGAATATCCAGTTGAACATGATCTCGCTTGCAGGTCTTGCGCTCGCAATCGGAATGCTGGTGGATAACGCGATTGTCGTACTTGAGAATATTTTCAGGCACAGAGAAAGAGGAGAATCCCCATGGAATGCTGCGGTCAAGGGCGCAATGGAAGTATCCACAGCGATAACCGCTTCGACTCTAACAACTCTCGCCGTGTTCATACCGATTCTGTTCGTTCCGGGTATAGCGGGAATGCTCTTCAAGGAAATGGTGCTGACCATTACATTCAGCCTGACTATTTCACTGTTCGTCGCATTGAGCCTTGTCCCGCTGATTACTTCGTGGACGAAGAATCTCGTACAGGATCATAAACCGAAGAGTCTGGCAGGCAGGATTGGCACATTGATCAACAGGCTCGAATTCAAGTATAAAATATGGGTAACCTGGGCTGTGAATCACAAGAAGACGGTTCTATTCAGCACGGGGGGAATGTTCCTGCTTTCCATCGTTATCATAGGCCAGCTTCCTTCGGAGTTCTTCCCTGATTCCGATGATGGAATGTTAAGCATTGATCTTGAAGAGCCTGTCGGTACAAGTCTCGAAACGACCAATGAGATGATGAGGGCACTTGAGGATTCAGTCACTTCAATAATCGATCCTGATGATGCTATCGCTTTCTACGCTTCGGCGGGGCAGGGTGAAGGCATCATGGCGATGTTCGGCAGCAGTGGCTCCAATACGGCCTCAATCTTCGTAAGATTGACACCGGCAAGTACACGGAGTACTTCCATGTTCGAGTATCTGGACAGAATCAGGGAGGTTCTTGATCAGATGCCGGGCATTGAGTATTCAACGGAAGCAGGGATGAGCGTTCTGTCCGGATCCGCAATCGAAATAGATCTGTATGGAGATGATCTGAACAGTCTCTACGCGAAAGCCGAGGAGATCAAGGAAGCACTTGGATCCATCGAAGGCGTTGTTGATCCGACGACCACAATGGAGGATCTGATTCCGGAATACACTTTTGTGCCGGATCCGGGAAGACTGTCGATGCTTGGTTTATCTTCGACCGGTATAGCGACAGATATCAGTTACGGATTCATGGGATCGAACGCGTCGATCTTCAGGGAAGGAGACCGGGAATACAATATCTTCGTTCGATATCCCGAACAGTTCCGCGATTCGCGAGAGGATATCGAGTACGCTACCGTCCTGGGAAGACCGTTCACATCCTTCGGAACGCTGGAGCAGCGGTTAGTATCAAATACTATTACCAGAAAGAATCAGGCCAGGATGGTTACGATATCCTGCGATGTCTCAGGGAGATCGCTGGGAGCGGTTGCGAATGATGTATCGATTATGATGGATAACCTGGAGCTTTCAGAATTCAGATACGAAACTGGCGGGGAGATGGAGGATCAGAAGGAAACCTTCATGTATCTGGGTATCGCTATAATTGTCGCGGCCGCGCTTGTCTACATGGTCATGGCGGGGCAGTTCGAATCCTTCCTCGAACCATTCATTATCTTCTTCACTATTCCGCTGGGTTTCATCGGGGTAGTGCTGGGGCTTCTGGTAACGGGTACAACGCTTTCAGTGATGGCGCTGATTGGTATGCTCATGCTCGTGGGCATTGTGGTCAATAACGGCATAGTGATGATCGATTATGCCAATCAGCTTCGCAAAGCGGGCAGGGAAGTTAAGGTGGCAATCGTCGAGGCATCAACCATCAGAATGAGACCCATCATCATGACGGCGGCGACCACAATACTTGCCATGTTCCCGCTTGCGCTGGGTATTGGCGAAGGGGCTGAGAGCTGGGCTCCGATGGCAGTTACAATAATCGGTGGACTGGTTGTTGCCACCGCGCTGACCCTGATCGTTGAACCCTGTATCTATGTGCTGTTTGGCAGCCGAAAGGTTTTCAGGAACAGAAAAGAAAACTGATCCGGATCTGAAAAG from Candidatus Aegiribacteria sp. includes:
- a CDS encoding efflux RND transporter periplasmic adaptor subunit, giving the protein MKKLLYTGAAAVILAGVFLLARSEPAEIVEEERPSSVSIQVVQLTDISSTAYANTRVEGLDEALIYALSPGKVEEVLVSEGDSVIAGQRLVRLNTDQQASAGTASAFAGISSASANVDNAENNYERLQSLFEAGAVSLQQLEGAEAALESARAQLSQARAGYTQARTTRDNSWITAPFDGQVGRIWARPGNSAVSTPLLSISNNSAIVARILLPEEDLLELEPGLPAYITVNALDNESFPGVVVSASSTVDQVSGLVPVEVRFDDTGGRLRPGMAGRVAVLTETVANTISVPESVLRRTHSGYQVIVIENGLAVIRDVSTGIYSDGMVQITDGLNAGDSLIIQGQTMLQNGSKVEVVNR
- a CDS encoding TetR/AcrR family transcriptional regulator codes for the protein MGDSNKDKLLQAGIELLSEKTFSEITMDLVAEASNMSKPMIYYYFKNKEGYYRSLAKYLLRMARKMMKDMFSPDISLRESLTRYVKFRIDFAETNPGLAKAYMSMIHDPNIGLMIEDLKSEFDLMRTELFDPVFDRAVETGAINPDTDRMLVMTMINSSLIAFTLKILNRFPSIEFPDPKGMIDIIFDGISRNREDR
- a CDS encoding efflux RND transporter permease subunit, whose translation is MSLSALSVRRRVAFLMLFIALLGTGIFGLTQLGVDMYPDMEFPMIMVMTSMDGAGPEEMENLVTDLVEQALARVTNVKEVSSRSLTGLSIVTAEFTWGHSLEQAETDVRRQLDWFEGYLPEDASDPLVFPLDPSMQPIMYLGFSSENLNDFDLRTIVEEEIEPLFSRLEGVGSAVTQGGRVRQIRIEVDPASLQETGLSISQVVGALGMVRNNTPAGYVDAGGMNMNIRVESAFHDMEEIEQLVVGWNAGSPVLLRDVADVIDGEAELKQYVRFNGRPSVSCFINKRSDANTVNVCRTLRNELEEISGNYGDLLTPAVLWDQSEFIEQSINNLGTTALEACILAFLVLLFFLRSWKSASIAGISIPLSVFVTFAMMHFTNIQLNMISLAGLALAIGMLVDNAIVVLENIFRHRERGESPWNAAVKGAMEVSTAITASTLTTLAVFIPILFVPGIAGMLFKEMVLTITFSLTISLFVALSLVPLITSWTKNLVQDHKPKSLAGRIGTLINRLEFKYKIWVTWAVNHKKTVLFSTGGMFLLSIVIIGQLPSEFFPDSDDGMLSIDLEEPVGTSLETTNEMMRALEDSVTSIIDPDDAIAFYASAGQGEGIMAMFGSSGSNTASIFVRLTPASTRSTSMFEYLDRIREVLDQMPGIEYSTEAGMSVLSGSAIEIDLYGDDLNSLYAKAEEIKEALGSIEGVVDPTTTMEDLIPEYTFVPDPGRLSMLGLSSTGIATDISYGFMGSNASIFREGDREYNIFVRYPEQFRDSREDIEYATVLGRPFTSFGTLEQRLVSNTITRKNQARMVTISCDVSGRSLGAVANDVSIMMDNLELSEFRYETGGEMEDQKETFMYLGIAIIVAAALVYMVMAGQFESFLEPFIIFFTIPLGFIGVVLGLLVTGTTLSVMALIGMLMLVGIVVNNGIVMIDYANQLRKAGREVKVAIVEASTIRMRPIIMTAATTILAMFPLALGIGEGAESWAPMAVTIIGGLVVATALTLIVEPCIYVLFGSRKVFRNRKEN
- a CDS encoding TolC family protein, with the translated sequence MKLTAISILLLISIPAGAITLQEAIDIALENRGDVESAQMTYESAVWESRNADFWFLPSINGQFAIQKNYDIQEMNIPGMGSIPMGTEYSSIAGISISMPLIVPQGMAGARLASRSEDLSMHRSRATRMDAIVQVMSAFYGVLLAQEMSDVSEEALSISEEGYELASLRYEAGTISRFELLQSRVAWENRLPDMISAESALENARAGFAVALGQDNEKVAYIEGQLDDEPDILLPETLNEARELMMTQNPDLQVAEQMRLLGDAGVDMARAAFFPKLVFQTDLNYQAARDDIRFVADDYERNLTASIALQIPLFNGLSDISDYNSARASRLSNEASARSLEQVAELSLVRAWNNLEAAQERAAATASTVEQAFEGSEIAGVSFEAGMITRLEMDQAFLALTSSRTNHASSLYELRMSEAELMRVTGMMEGYIR